Proteins co-encoded in one Cucurbita pepo subsp. pepo cultivar mu-cu-16 chromosome LG15, ASM280686v2, whole genome shotgun sequence genomic window:
- the LOC111811714 gene encoding probable serine/threonine-protein kinase PIX13 isoform X2: MVIAVKKLKSDSLQGIEEWQSEVGFLGSLSHPNLVKLLGYCWEDHELLLTYEFMQKGSLENHLFGRGSAVTPLEWDTRLKIAIGAARGLAFLHASDNQVIYRDFKASNILLDGSYTAKLSDFGLAKLGPSESKSHLTTRVMGTHGYAAPEYVTTGHLYVKSDVYGFGVVLIEILTGLRALDENRPTGQENLVDWIKPYLSERRKLKNVMDFRLEGKYPSRSAFQVAQLALQCIEKEQKNRPPMKDVVETLEQIETNEKPIEPRPRASRLASNRNAHQPLHHNSPIHVKQYGGIHAYQTTPPRLR; the protein is encoded by the exons GCTTCTTGGGAAGCCTTTCACACCCAAACTTAGTGAAGCTGTTGGGTTACTGTTGGGAGGATCATGAGTTGCTTCTTACTTATGAGTTCATGCAAAAAGGAAGCTTGGAGAATCATCTATTTGGAA GGGGCTCAGCAGTTACACCATTAGAATGGGATACTCGGCTTAAGATCGCCATCGGTGCAGCCCGAGGGCTGGCCTTCTTGCACGCATCGGATAATCAAGTAATTTATAGAGATTTCAAGGCTTCTAATATTCTGCTTGATGGG TCATATACAGCAAAGTTATCTGACTTTGGCTTGGCAAAATTGGGTCCTTCAGAGAGTAAATCTCATCTCACGACTCGAGTTATGGGCACTCATGGTTATGCTGCTCCGGAGTACGTTACTACAG GACATCTGTACGTTAAGAGTGACGTATATGGCTTTGGAGTTGTATTGATTGAGATATTGACTGGTTTACGCGCTCTTGATGAAAACCGTCCAACCGGGCAAGAAAACCTGGTGGATTGGATAAAACCATACTTATCAGAGAGGAGGAAGCTGAAAAACGTGATGGACTTCCGGTTGGAAGGAAAATATCCATCCAGATCCGCATTCCAAGTGGCTCAACTGGCTCTACAATGTATtgagaaagaacagaaaaaccGACCGCCAATGAAAGACGTCGTCGAGACCTTAGAACAGATCGAAACGAATGAGAAACCAATCGAGCCTAGACCCCGTGCTTCTCGTCTGGCATCGAACCGCAATGCTCATCAGCCTCTTCACCATAATTCTCCAATTCACGTGAAGCAATATGGAGGAATCCATGCTTATCAAACAACACCACCCAGGTTGAGATAG
- the LOC111776435 gene encoding probable serine/threonine-protein kinase PIX13, whose translation MAIEIXCLYLQSYTAKLSDFGLAKLGPSESKSHLTTRVMGTHGYAAPEYVTTGHLYVKSDVYGFGVVLIEILTGLRALDENRPTGQENLVDWIKPYLSERRKLKNVMDFRLEGKYPSRSAFQVAQLALQCIEKEQKNRPPMKDVVETLEQIETNEKPIEPRPRASRLASNRNAHQPLHHNSPIHVKQYGGIHAYQTTPPRLR comes from the exons ATGGCTATCGAAATCGNCTGCCTTTACCTGCAGTCATATACAGCAAAGTTATCTGACTTTGGCTTGGCAAAATTGGGTCCTTCAGAGAGTAAATCTCATCTCACGACTCGAGTTATGGGCACTCATGGTTATGCTGCTCCGGAGTACGTTACTACAG GACATCTGTACGTTAAGAGTGACGTATATGGCTTTGGAGTTGTATTGATTGAGATATTGACTGGTTTACGCGCTCTTGATGAAAACCGTCCAACCGGGCAAGAAAACCTGGTGGATTGGATAAAACCATACTTATCAGAGAGGAGGAAGCTGAAAAACGTGATGGACTTCCGGTTGGAAGGAAAATATCCATCCAGATCCGCATTCCAAGTGGCTCAACTGGCTCTACAATGTATtgagaaagaacagaaaaaccGACCGCCAATGAAAGACGTCGTCGAGACCTTAGAACAGATCGAAACGAATGAGAAACCAATCGAGCCTAGACCCCGTGCTTCTCGTCTGGCATCGAACCGCAATGCTCATCAGCCTCTTCACCATAATTCTCCAATTCACGTGAAGCAATATGGAGGAATCCATGCTTATCAAACAACACCACCCAGGTTGAGATAG
- the LOC111811646 gene encoding pentatricopeptide repeat-containing protein At2g17140, whose protein sequence is MDRAAMLSKAVYLNSKSPELAWLLFKRVLSSPISASSSFFKTSLQSIPLIARILTTAKMHPQIDHLHQLLLSQHRDFAHPSGFALVRALADLGLFENAISQFRSLRARFPNDPPDISFYNFLFRCSLKESRVDFVIWLYKDMVFARVNPQTYTFNLLIRALCEMGYLENARQVFDKMSEKGCNPNEFSLGLIVRGYCRAGLHDRGIELLDEMRSSGALPNRVAYNTVISSLCGEGQTGEAEKLVERMREVGLSPDIVTFNCRIAALCKSGQILEASRIFRDMQIDEELGLPQPNTVTYNLMLEGFCNEGMFEESKALFDSMKKSETHLTMESYNIWLLGLVRSGKLLEARLILNEMAEKSIKPNLYSYNILIYGLCKYGMFSDARSIIGLMRESGVAPDIVSYSTLLHGYCCRGKILESNYVLREMIQVGCFPNMYTCNILLHSLWKEGKVSEAEELLQKMNERGYGLNNVTCNTVIKGLCKSGNLDKAIEIVSGMWNHGSASLGNLGNSFIGLFDIGNNGMKCLPDSITYATIISWLCKAGRVDEAKKKLLEMIGKKLSPDSLIFDTFIHSYCKQGKLSSAFRVLKEMEKKGCNKSLRTYNSLIQGLSSKNQIFEIYGLMEEMKEKGIFPNVYTYNNIISCLSEGGKLKDATSLLDEMLQKGISPNIYTFRILIGAFFKACDFGAAQELFEIALSICGHKESLYSFMFNELLTGGETSKAKELFEAALDRSLALKNFLYRDLIERLCMDGKLDDASFILHKMMDKQYRFDPASFMPVIDGLGKSGNKHAADEFAEKMMEMASETDINQHENKIIRGRSNNDDERDWHKIVHRNDGSGIAQKTLKRVLKGWGQGSISTSQPQKFSTHDCWDGVA, encoded by the exons ATGGACCGAGCAGCCATGCTCTCTAAAGCCGTTTACCTGAATTCCAAAAGCCCCGAATTAGCATGGCTTCTCTTCAAGCGAGTTCTTTCTTCCCCCATCTCTGcctcctcttccttcttcaaaACCTCCCTTCAATCTATACCTCTTATTGCCCGCATCCTCACCACTGCAAAAATGCACCCACAGATCGATCACCTTCACCAACTCCTCTTGTCGCAGCACCGGGATTTTGCTCATCCATCTGGATTTGCACTCGTTCGAGCCTTGGCTGATTTGGGTCTCTTCGAAAATGCCATTTCTCAGTTTCGATCGCTTCGAGCCAGGTTTCCTAATGACCCTCCAGATATTTCTTTCTATAATTTTCTGTTTCGATGCTCTTTGAAGGAGAGCCGGGTTGATTTTGTGATTTGGCTTTATAAGGATATGGTTTTTGCGAGAGTTAACCCACAGACTTATACTTTTAATCTGTTGATACGTGCGCTTTGTGAAATGGGGTACTTGGAGAATGCACGTCaagtgtttgataaaatgtcTGAAAAAGGGTGTAACCCTAATGAGTTTAGTCTTGGACTTATAGTTCGTGGGTATTGTAGAGCTGGGCTCCATGATCGAGGTATTGAACTTTTGGACGAGATGAGGAGCTCTGGTGCTCTTCCCAATAGGGTTGCATACAATACTGTGATATCTTCTCTTTGTGGAGAAGGTCAGACTGGGGAGGCTGAGAAATTGGTGGAAAGGATGAGAGAGGTTGGTCTTTCTCCAGATATTGTAACTTTCAATTGCAGAATTGCTGCCCTCTGTAAATCCGGGCAAATTTTAGAAGCTTCCAGAATTTTTAGAGATATGCAAATAGATGAAGAGTTAGGGTTACCTCAGCCTAATACCGtaacatataatttaatgcTAGAAGGATTTTGTAATGAAGGAATGTTCGAGGAATCCAAGGCTCTCTTTGATTCTATGAAAAAATCTGAAACTCATTTGACCATGGAGAGCTATAACATATGGTTGTTAGGTTTGGTTAGAAGTGGAAAGCTCCTTGAAGCTCGTTTAATTCTTAATGAAATGGCAGAAAAGAGTATAAAACCCAATCTTTACTCCTATAACATTTTGATTTATGGCCTTTGTAAATATGGAATGTTTTCTGATGCAAGATCTATAATAGGTCTAATGAGAGAGAGTGGTGTAGCTCCAGATATTGTATCTTATAGTACCTTACTTCATGGATACTGCTGTAGAGGAAAGATACTTGAATCCAATTATGTTCTTCGCGAAATGATACAGGTTGGTTGTTTTCCCAATATGTATACTTGTAATATCCTGCTTCACAGCCTGTGGAAAGAGGGGAAAGTATCAGAGGCAGAAGAGTTGCTACAAAAGATGAATGAAAGAGGTTATGGCTTGAATAATGTAACTTGTAATACAGTGATTAAGGGCCTCTGTAAATCTGGGAATCTGGACAAAGCTATTGAAATAGTGAGTGGCATGTGGAACCATGGAAGCGCTTCTCTTGGTAATCTTGGAAACTCTTTTATTGGTCTTTTTGATATTGGCAATAATGGGATGAAGTGTTTACCTGACTCGATCACATATGCAACCATAATAAGTTGGTTATGTAAGGCGGGGCGGGTTGATGAAGCAAAAAAGAAGCTTCTGGAGATGATTGGGAAAAAGCTATCTCCGGATTCGCTAATATTTGATACTTTCATACATAGTTACTGTAAACAAGGAAAGTTGTCATCTGCTTTTAGAGTACTCAaggaaatggagaaaaaaggGTGCAACAAGAGCCTTCGAACGTATAATTCATTGATCCAGGGTTTAAGttccaaaaatcaaatatttgaaatatatggGTTGATGGAggagatgaaagaaaaagggatttTTCCTAATGTTTACACTTACAATAACATTATTAGCTGCCTTTCTGAAGGTGGGAAACTGAAAGATGCCACCAGTCTTTTGGATGAAATGCTGCAGAAGGGGATATCTCCTAATATATATACGTTTAGGATTTTAATTGGAGCTTTCTTTAAGGCTTGCGACTTTGGAGCCGCTCAAGAGTTATTTGAGATAGCTTTAAGCATATGTGGCCACAAGGAATCCTTGTATAGTTTTATGTTCAATGAGCTATTAACTGGAGGTGAAACATCCAAGGCTAAAGAGCTTTTTGAAGCTGCATTAGATAGATCTCTAGCCttgaaaaattttctttacagGGACCTAATTGAAAGGCTTTGCATGGACGGAAAGTTAGATGATGCTAGTTTCATTCTTCATAAGATGATGGATAAGCAGTATAGGTTTGACCCTGCATCATTCATGCCAGTGATTGATGGATTAGGTAAAAGTGGGAACAAGCATGCAGCCGATGAATTTGCAGAAAAAATGATGGAAATGGCTTCAGAAACTGACATCAACCAACATGAGAATAAGATTATCCGAGGAAGATcaaataatgatgatgaaagagaTTGGCACAAGATCGTTCACAG AAACGATGGCAGTGGGATTGCACAGAAGACTCTTAAGCGTGTGTTGAAAGGATGGGGTCAAGGAAGTATATCAACTTCGCAGCCACAGAAATTTAGCACACATGATTGCTGGGATGGTGTTGCTTAA